DNA sequence from the Bacteroides sp. genome:
ACACCGAGGCCATTGACCTTTCGTATGAGCGGAACAAAGTCCCCATCAGAGCTGATCAGCACCAGCACATCGATTTTCCCGGTTCTGGCTATTTCATAGGCTTCCAGGGCAAGATAAACGTCAACGCTTTTCTCCTCGCGTTTCCCGTAAAAGTTCTTCAGGGGGAAATAATGGGTTACAACGCCCTCAGACATCAGGATGTCATCAAAAACCCTTTCGTAATACAATTGATTGCCTCGCTGAGAAGCTTCCTGGGCGCTGATGCGGCCGCGGAAATAATGCGCATCCACAATATGGCAAAGATTATAATCACCTCCATCTTCTGCAGCCACCTGCTGACGAATAAATTCATGCAGTCCTGCAATGCTTAGCCTGCGTTTGCGGGGATGAACGTAATTGTAATAATTGCTGACATGTAAGAAATAATTACCATCATAAAATACCCCGATCCGCGTCAGGGGACTTTTTACATTACTCATGAAAGATTACTTTACAATTAATAATAGGAGAATAATGAAAAGAAACTTATCTATTACTTAATAACAATTAGAAATAGCTAAAAAAGACTATAATCATAAAACAAAATTAGGAAAATTTGTTCAAATCTATTTATCACGATGGATTTTATTTTTTGGCTGCCCTTTTTGGAAAAAGGGCTTAATTTTGTGGCAATTATTAAGATAGCATATATGGCAATTCAAAAACCAGGGATTCCGAAAGGTACCCGTGATTTTTTACCGCTGGAGATCGCAGGCAGGGAGATGATCTTCAATACGATTCGCAGGATTTTTCAATTGCATGGCTTCAAGCCCATTGAAACCCCTGCGCTTGAAAACCTGTCGACTTTGCTCGGAAAGTATGGGGAGGAGGGAGACCGGTTGATATTCAAAATATTGAATTCAGGCGATTTTGCATTAAAAGTGAATGAAGATCTTTGGAATGAGCGTGATTCAGGCAAATTATCCTCTCGTATTTCAGAAAAGGGGCTGCGTTACGACCTGACGGTTCCTTTTGCCCGCTTTGTGGTGCAGTATCAGAACGAAATTACCTTTCCCTTTAAGCGATACCAGATCCAACCGGTTTGGCGTGCCGACAGGCCGCAGAAAGGCCGCTATCGCGAATTTTTCCAGTGCGATGTGGATGTGGTTGGGAGTGATTCACTGGTTAACGAGGCTGAATTTTTGCAGATCATTGATGAGGTTTTTGGCAGTCTTGGTATTCGGGTCATGATCAAGTTGAATAACCGTAAGATCCTGGCTGGCATTGCCCAATACATCGGTTTTGAGGAAAAACTGACGGATATCACGGTGGCCATTGATAAAATGGAAAAGATCGGGCTGGAGAAAGTTAAGGAGGAGTTACTTGACCGCGGGCTCAGCCGCGAAGCTATTGAGAAATTGCAGCCTGTACTGTTACTTGAGGGTTCTGACCATGAAAAGCTCGCTGCGCTTTCAGAGATTTTGAAGTCCTCAGAAACAGGCAAAAAGGGAATTGAAGAAGTTCGTGAAGTGTTTGAGATAATTTCCAGTACCCCACTGGGTTGTAATCTGGAATTGGATCTTACCCTTGCGCGTGGCTTGAACTATTATACGGGGGCCATCATTGAGGTGAAAGCCCTGGATGTTGCCCTGGGAAGCATTTGTGGCGGAGGCAGATATGATGATCTCACCGGAATATTTGGCTTACAGGGTACTTCCGGAGTAGGTATCTCTTTTGGTGCAGACCGCATTTATGATGTTATGAAGGAGTTGAATCTCTTTCCGGAGGGAATGGGATCATTTACCACTTTGCTTGCCGTAAACTTTGGGGAGCGTGAACGGAATTATTGCCTCCCATTGCTTCAGAAGCTTAGGTTACATGGCATCAGTTGTGAAATGTATCCTGATCCCGCAAAAATGAAAAAGCAAATGCAGTATGCCGATAAAAACGGAATTCCTTTTGTATTGCTTGCCGGTGATAGTGAAATCAGCCAGGGACTTTATTCACTCAAAAATATGAAGACCGGGGACCAGCAGCAATTGCCTGCTGCCTCAATCATTCAAATGCTTACCCATCAACCGTAATATTTCAATAATGGAAACCCATCATATCAGCCCTCAACGAATCACCCTCGACACTTTAAAAAGCATTCTTCAGAAAGAAATGAAGCTGGATTTATCTGAAGAATCCAGACAAAGAATCATTGCCTGCCGCAATTACCTGGATGAAAAGATCCGTCATCAGAATGAACCCATTTATGGGGTTACCACGGGTTTCGGGTCGTTATGCAACCACAGTATTTCCCGACAGGAACTGGGAACATTGCAGAAGAACCTGGTGATGTCGCATGCCTGTGGAATGGGAGAGGAGTTGTCGCCCGACTTGGTAAGGCTGATGTTAATCCTGAAGATCCAGTCGCTTTCATACGGACATTCCGGAATACGATTGGAAACGGTGGAACGCCTGATCGATTTTTTTAATTATGATATCCTGCCTGTGGTTTACAGCCAGGGTTCTCTGGGTGCTTCCGGTGATCTGGCCCCTCTGGCACACTTGTCTTTGCCTTTGTTGGGCCTTGGAGATGTGATCTTTGAAGGCCAAAGAATGTCTGCAGCCGAAGTATTGAAGCTGAAGGGATGGCAACCGCTGGAACTGGCATCCAAGGAAGGCCTTGCACTGCTTAACGGTACCCAGTTTATGGCTGCCATCGGGAGTTATTGCCTGATGAAGGCAAGGGAATTGAGCCTTTGGGCTGATTTTACAGGTGCCCTTTCCCTTGAAGGGTTTGATGGTAAAATTGAACCTTTCCTGGAGCAAGTCCACCTGGTAAGGCATCATGAGGGACAAATTGAAACCGCAAGGCAATTCAGGAAGATACTGGAAGGAAGCCTTCTGATCAACCAAAAGAAAGGCCATGTCCAGGATCCCTATTCGTTCCGCTGCATTCCCCAGGTCCATGGGGCTTCAAAAGATGCCATAAGCTATGTGTGCTCAGTCTTCGAGAATGAGATCAATGCGGTTACCGATAACCCCACCATTTTTCCGGAAGGGGATTTAATCATATCAGCAGGCAATTTTCATGGACAACCTTTGGCCATAACGCTTGATTTCCTGGGTATTGCACTTGCAGAATTGGGGAATATTTCCGAGCGCAGGGTGTATCGGCTGATCTCCGGGGCGCGCCAATTGCCATCCTTTCTCGTAGCACATCCCGGCCTTAACTCAGGCTTTATGATCCCCCAATATACTGCGGCTTCCATTGTGAGCCAGAATAAACAATATTGCACGCCGGCTTCTGTTGATTCCATTGAATCAAGTCAGGGCCAGGAAGACCACGTTAGCATGGGTGCCAATGCTGCCGTAAAGACATTGAAAATTGTTGACAACCTGGCTAAATTGCTGGCTATTGAACTACTGAATGCCAGCCAGGCTATGGAATTCAGGGATGCCAGAAAAACTTCTCCAGTTCTTAAGAAACTTCTTAAAGATTTCCGGCAAAAGGTTCCCTTTGTGGAGGATGATGTGGTTATGTATGCCGAGATGGGAAAAGCATTGCAATTTATAAAAGAAAAGGATCCATTAGATTATCTTGTTTAGTCTAAATAATTTATTTTCTTATAAATGCTAATCATTCTTTGGTAAGCATTCAATAAATTATTAAATTTGATACAACCAATTCCATTGTATCATGACTGCCGAATATATTCATTCCTACCAGGAAAGGCCACTGCAATATAAGGTATTGTGTGTGATGGCATTTATTTTTGGGGGCATTACCCTTGTTTTCTCGCTTTTCTTCTTGATCCTTGGCGGGATTCAGAACGACCTGCTTGAGTTTATGCGTCCTGGTATCTTGCCTCCAAATCTGGTGCAAGTGGCTGGACTGATCTATTCCATTGTTGCTTTTATTTTGTCGGTTACAGCTTTTGTCGGTCTGATACAGATGTGGAACCGGGTTGAAGTGGGATACTGGATCTTTTCTATCTCTATGCTTCTATTCCTGGTGTTACCGTTTATTTTTCTGAAAGTTCCATTTTTGTGGCTGTTTAAGACCCTTTCTCCATTTGTTGTGATTACCGGCATTTTTATTTTGCTGTTTTATCATAACAGAAGGTTTATGGAATAGCTTATCAACCGGGAAATGATTATTCCGGATTAGGTCTTCCTGCCGGCTCTTTTGCTTCTTCCCATTCTTTCCGTTCTCGTTCAAGGAGCTTGCGAAATTTGCGGCTAATTCCTTTATCTTCCAGTGCATACAGGTCTGGTTGGCCTGCATTTACCCAGGCTGTATACCAAAAATCACCAACGCACTTGACGGCGAGCCGCATCTGGCGCTCTACCATTTGGTTCATTTCCTTGTGCAGGGCCAAAGTAAACTCCCGCGAATAAACCCGCGATAGGGCCTGCCCCCGAACCTCATACGAGAATACCTGGTCAGGTGAGAAATTCTCAAGCATCAGGTCATAAGCCTGAAAAATTGAATCTACCATTAGATGACTCATCTTTACCAGTTCCCATGCCCTTTCAAGGGGCTCTTCAATTAATTGTGCCCTGCCCACCAAATAATCGAATGAATCAGAATGTGATAACATTTCGGGTATTCGGCTTTCCCAGAGTGCATGGATGCCTGCCTGTTCAGGTCTGACGCCATTGTAATGCATGGTTGTATGAAGGGGTGTGCAGGCATCCGCGATATAATGTCCAATGTGGGCAGCCTGGTAAAGGATAAGATCGGGGTCCCGTTCCTCAAACGCGTATGTTAACCTGATCAGCATCAAGTAAATATGCCAGGGCAAAACGCCGTTATGAACCAAAGTGCCCTCTTTGTATTTTTCAATGGCTTGCGTCCAGTGACGGGGCAATGAATCGAAAGGAGAGCTGCCATATCTTTCAATATCTATATAATGGCGTTCAGCTTCTCCCGGAATGGCAAAAGCTTTACGATCAGGATCTACCGCATGCTCCGAAAGGTATTCTATGTTCTTTTTGAAGAAGCCCACCATTTCAGGCGGGAGGGTAAATACCGCCAGCCGGTTAATCTTTCGGTGTGCCACAAAACCAAACCCCATACTTCCCAAGGGAGGGGTCAGGCTGAACAAAATAAAGAATAATACAGGAAGGAACTTTGCCCCGCGGTGCATGTCTTGAACGCTTTACTTTGACCCCTAAATATAGGGATTTAAGCAATTGCTGTCAAGTCTTTTAAGCCATCGAGAATTTTAGTGTGCACTCACCAGCTCTTTGCCGCGTAAAACGGGCACTGCAGTGGTGAAGTCAGCCGAAAGCGAGAATTCAATGATATCATCCAGCCCCATTTTACGCAACCTGTGGCGATGCGCTGCTTTTTCAACATAGCCCATTGGATTACCTTTGGCAAGCAACCACAGGTCAGCACTGGCAATGGCTGCATCACACATAGTATAATAGTCGCCCCGCCCATTATTTAGA
Encoded proteins:
- a CDS encoding zinc dependent phospholipase C family protein, which codes for MHRGAKFLPVLFFILFSLTPPLGSMGFGFVAHRKINRLAVFTLPPEMVGFFKKNIEYLSEHAVDPDRKAFAIPGEAERHYIDIERYGSSPFDSLPRHWTQAIEKYKEGTLVHNGVLPWHIYLMLIRLTYAFEERDPDLILYQAAHIGHYIADACTPLHTTMHYNGVRPEQAGIHALWESRIPEMLSHSDSFDYLVGRAQLIEEPLERAWELVKMSHLMVDSIFQAYDLMLENFSPDQVFSYEVRGQALSRVYSREFTLALHKEMNQMVERQMRLAVKCVGDFWYTAWVNAGQPDLYALEDKGISRKFRKLLERERKEWEEAKEPAGRPNPE
- a CDS encoding NYN domain-containing protein codes for the protein MSNVKSPLTRIGVFYDGNYFLHVSNYYNYVHPRKRRLSIAGLHEFIRQQVAAEDGGDYNLCHIVDAHYFRGRISAQEASQRGNQLYYERVFDDILMSEGVVTHYFPLKNFYGKREEKSVDVYLALEAYEIARTGKIDVLVLISSDGDFVPLIRKVNGLGVRVMVLCWDFEFTNDEGQKMVTRTSQHLLEEVSYPIQMHELIDSRLKKNDPLVNSLFVQEEFNSPTTTDDDDKFNRIDLEDVKTSEILSLKNGYGFIKYPNNNLFFHYTDVLNVDFNELLTGDEVEFSVEKKYNGQDVAKNVRKIN
- the hisS gene encoding histidine--tRNA ligase, with protein sequence MAIQKPGIPKGTRDFLPLEIAGREMIFNTIRRIFQLHGFKPIETPALENLSTLLGKYGEEGDRLIFKILNSGDFALKVNEDLWNERDSGKLSSRISEKGLRYDLTVPFARFVVQYQNEITFPFKRYQIQPVWRADRPQKGRYREFFQCDVDVVGSDSLVNEAEFLQIIDEVFGSLGIRVMIKLNNRKILAGIAQYIGFEEKLTDITVAIDKMEKIGLEKVKEELLDRGLSREAIEKLQPVLLLEGSDHEKLAALSEILKSSETGKKGIEEVREVFEIISSTPLGCNLELDLTLARGLNYYTGAIIEVKALDVALGSICGGGRYDDLTGIFGLQGTSGVGISFGADRIYDVMKELNLFPEGMGSFTTLLAVNFGERERNYCLPLLQKLRLHGISCEMYPDPAKMKKQMQYADKNGIPFVLLAGDSEISQGLYSLKNMKTGDQQQLPAASIIQMLTHQP
- the hutH gene encoding histidine ammonia-lyase, translating into METHHISPQRITLDTLKSILQKEMKLDLSEESRQRIIACRNYLDEKIRHQNEPIYGVTTGFGSLCNHSISRQELGTLQKNLVMSHACGMGEELSPDLVRLMLILKIQSLSYGHSGIRLETVERLIDFFNYDILPVVYSQGSLGASGDLAPLAHLSLPLLGLGDVIFEGQRMSAAEVLKLKGWQPLELASKEGLALLNGTQFMAAIGSYCLMKARELSLWADFTGALSLEGFDGKIEPFLEQVHLVRHHEGQIETARQFRKILEGSLLINQKKGHVQDPYSFRCIPQVHGASKDAISYVCSVFENEINAVTDNPTIFPEGDLIISAGNFHGQPLAITLDFLGIALAELGNISERRVYRLISGARQLPSFLVAHPGLNSGFMIPQYTAASIVSQNKQYCTPASVDSIESSQGQEDHVSMGANAAVKTLKIVDNLAKLLAIELLNASQAMEFRDARKTSPVLKKLLKDFRQKVPFVEDDVVMYAEMGKALQFIKEKDPLDYLV